GCCTTGCCCTGCCAGCTCTCCAGCAGCTCCAGTTGGCGCTGCAGCGCCGGCTTGACCCGCTCGTTGTAGAGCGCCGTGGAGACCTTGGCGTAGTCGCCCTCGATCTTGGCGGCCCCGACCCGGCGGACCAGCGAGGAAACCAGGGTCGTCTCTTCCGTCTTCGTCGACAGGAAGGATTTCATCTGGGTGATGGCCTTGGCGATCACGAAGTCCGGCGGGATCACCCCGATGCCGGCATCATGCCGCGCCGTCTCGGCCTCGTTGTCGAGGTTGCGGGCGAAGCACTCCATCCGCGACAGATAGGCGTCGGCGTCGTCCTTGGTCTCGATGCTGTGGGCGGTGTCGAGGAAGTCCGGGGTCGACTGATAGCTGCCGGTCAGCTGGCTCAGCACGTAGGGCGCGCCCGAGCCGCCGCCGTTGTAGTCGAACTTCGAATTGCCCTCTTCCTGCACGGCCAGCACGAACTCGACGGTGTCGTAGTTGACGGCGTCCATGCCGGTCAGCGACTTGCGGTCGATGGTCCGCAGTTCGGCCAGTTGCCGGGTGTTGTCCTTGCGGGCCTCTAGGTTGGCCGTCCGCGAGTTGTCGCTGAGCAGGCTCTTGCTCCAGGCCATGGCGCCGTTGTCGATGCCCAGATAGGTCGGCAGCTCCGGCGAGCGCCGCATGGCCTCGTCCATCGCCCGGTCGAACTGGGCGTACATTTTGGCCGCTTCACCCGTAGGGGCGGCGGCGCTGGCCAGGCGGGGCGCGGCGGCCAGGGCGGCGAGCGCGGTGGCGGAGGCGAAGAGTTCGCGGCGGTTCATCATGGACGTTGGCTCCCCAGGCCGCATCGAGCGGCGAATATGGCTGGGGCCAAGCGTTATGCCCCCGCATGCCTTGCGGCAACGGGGCTGGCGTTAAATCGGAGTAATGCGGGCGGCGTCAGCCCCGCCTAAGCCTCAGGCCCCGGGCCCTTCGCTGATCACCTGCGGCGGGCGATAGCGTTCGACCAGGCTTTCGAGCTCCTGGGTGCGGGTGGCCCCGGCGACATTGAGGCGGACGTACAGCGCCTCGGCGCCCTTGTCCTTGGCGGCCTTCCAGGCCTTGGCGGCCGATTGCAGGCTGCCCGCCGCGCCGGCGCAGATGACATCCAGCGCCCCGTCCTTGCGACGCACGCAGACGAAGTTCCCCGCCATGGCGGGAAGCTCGGCCAGGTCGCTGTTGAGCCGGAAGCGCAGCGCGACGCCATCGGCGCCTTCGAGTTCAATATAGTCGTTCACGGACTTCCTTTAGGCGTCGCCGCGTCTCACCGCCAGCATCATTGCAGGATCATTGGTCTGTGAGGCGAAACCAAGACGCTCAGGTCCTTGCCGAACCCCGATCCGCGCCCATGCGCGACCACCTGTCGCGCGGCGGGCGGTCGCGTCTGCGAACACCTATTGCCAGTTTAGGATGCTCCCCGCCAAAACGGCCTCTGGATCGGCAGAGACGGCGGAGCGCCCGCATCAGCGCCCGCCACTCTCCACCGGCGCGCGAAGGCTAAGCCGCGATCTGCTGCTTGACCCGCTCGGCCAACGTCTTGATGTCGATCGGCTTGGGCAGGAACGACACCCCCTCCTCGCCTTCCAGCAGGTCGCTGAACTCGGCCTCGGCATAGCCGCTGATGAACATCACCGGCGCATCGCCCAGATAGCCCCGCGCCTTCTTCAGCAGCGTCGGCCCGTCCATGCCCGGCATGATCACGTCGCTGATCAACAGGTCGATGGTGCCGGCGTGCTCGATGCACAGCTCCAGGGCCTCCTCGCCGTCGCAGGCCTCGATCACCTCATAGCCGCGCGCCCGCAGCAGCCGGGCGGCCACCCCGCGCACGGCGTCCTCGTCCTCGACGAACAGGATGCGGCCGACGCCCGACAGGTCGCGGGCCGCCTGGCGGACCGGCTTGACCGCCTCAACCACCGGAGCGGCCCCGGCGACCGGCACATGCACCGGCAGGAAGATGCGGAACACCGCCCCCTGCCCTGGCTCGCTTTCGACGTGGATCCAGCCGTCCGACTGCTTGACGATGCCATAGACGGTGGCCAGGCCCAGACCCGTGCCCTCGCCCACCGGCTTGGTGGTGAAGAAGGGGTCGAAGATCTTGCCGACGACTTCGGGCGGAATGCCGGGACCGTCGTCGCTGACCTCGATCAGCGCCATGTCGCCCATCGGCAGCCCGGCATATCCCAGGTTCGCCGCCTCGATGTGGCTGACCCGCGCCGTGCGGATGCGCACCGTCCCGCCGCTGCCGGCGGCGCGCACGGCGTCGCGGGCGTTGACGGCCAGGTTCATCACCGCCGTCTCCAGCTGGCTCTTGTCGGCCCGCACCAGCGGCAGGTTGCGCCCATAGTCGGTGACCAGCTTGACGTCCTCGCGCAGCAGCCGGCGCAACAGCACCTCGAACTCGCTGATCAGTTCGCCCAGCTCCAGAACCTCGCGCTGCACCGTCTGCTTGCGGCTGAAGGCCAGCAGCTTGCGCACCAGGTCGGCGGCCCGAACCCCCGTCTGGCGGATTTCGTTCAGCCCCTCGTACGAGGGATCCCCCAGCGGATGACGCTGCAACAGCTCGTCCAGCCGCAGCTGAATGGCGGTGAGCAGGTTGTTGAAATCGTGGGCCACCCCGCCGGCCAGCTGGCCGATGGCCTGCATCTTCTGGGCCTGGGCCAGCTGCAGCTCGATCTGCTTCTGCTCGGAGACGTCGACCAGATAGGCCGTCAGCCGTCCGCCCTGGCGGTTCAGG
The nucleotide sequence above comes from Caulobacter sp. NIBR1757. Encoded proteins:
- a CDS encoding ATP-binding protein, with amino-acid sequence MSEKRKVRFDPLVGAAAVFFVLAVGFAAYPALEAGVDTLAGLLLLIGLAGVACLGLLAFRASGTPNEADDTPMLEAMVEALPEAAAVAGLDGKIIAANDPWTTELGAGGRLPRNGQAAGLYGAFNRARRGLAANTSLKLKDGDRELAVASLGPGRFLLRLAAERSLVLPPAEISPRALAIPTAAEAGLDALAAASPFGAALLDGADVFTARIVEANTALGEITGGAAKPGLVFGELVAESSRLDAGLGAAEGRAGPFEVRLNHDNTRIGHLYLNRQGGRLTAYLVDVSEQKQIELQLAQAQKMQAIGQLAGGVAHDFNNLLTAIQLRLDELLQRHPLGDPSYEGLNEIRQTGVRAADLVRKLLAFSRKQTVQREVLELGELISEFEVLLRRLLREDVKLVTDYGRNLPLVRADKSQLETAVMNLAVNARDAVRAAGSGGTVRIRTARVSHIEAANLGYAGLPMGDMALIEVSDDGPGIPPEVVGKIFDPFFTTKPVGEGTGLGLATVYGIVKQSDGWIHVESEPGQGAVFRIFLPVHVPVAGAAPVVEAVKPVRQAARDLSGVGRILFVEDEDAVRGVAARLLRARGYEVIEACDGEEALELCIEHAGTIDLLISDVIMPGMDGPTLLKKARGYLGDAPVMFISGYAEAEFSDLLEGEEGVSFLPKPIDIKTLAERVKQQIAA